Proteins encoded in a region of the Pseudomonas shahriarae genome:
- a CDS encoding F0F1 ATP synthase subunit I: METRTPNTLPFHRLAVFPVLLAQFVILLIAALALWYWHGVVAGYSGLCGGLIALLPNMYFAHRAFRFSGARAAQAIVRSFYAGEAGKLILTAVLFALTFAGVKPLAPLAVFGVFVLTQLVSWFAPLLMKTRLSKP, from the coding sequence ATGGAAACCCGCACGCCAAACACGTTGCCGTTCCATCGCTTGGCCGTTTTTCCGGTTTTATTGGCCCAATTTGTCATTTTGCTGATCGCCGCATTGGCGCTTTGGTACTGGCATGGGGTCGTAGCCGGATATTCAGGACTCTGCGGAGGCCTGATAGCCTTGCTGCCCAATATGTATTTTGCTCACAGGGCCTTTCGGTTTTCCGGCGCCCGGGCAGCCCAGGCTATCGTCCGGTCCTTTTATGCCGGCGAGGCAGGGAAACTGATTTTGACGGCAGTGCTGTTTGCACTGACCTTTGCAGGTGTGAAGCCATTGGCGCCGCTAGCTGTATTCGGCGTCTTCGTGTTGACCCAACTGGTCAGCTGGTTCGCTCCCCTGCTGATGAAAACAAGACTTTCGAAACCTTAG
- a CDS encoding ParB/RepB/Spo0J family partition protein, with protein MAVKKRGLGRGLDALLSGPTVTSLEEQAVQADSRELQHLPLDLIQRGKYQPRRDMDPQALEELANSIKAQGVMQPIVVRPIGGGRFEIIAGERRWRASQQAGQETIPAMVRDVPDETAIAMALIENIQREDLNPIEEAIALQRLQQEFKLTQQEVADAVGKSRVTVSNLLRLIALPEVIKTMLSHGDLEMGHARALLGLPENQQVEGARHVVARGLTVRQTEALVRQWLSGKPAPVEPTKTDPDIARLEQRLAERLGSAVQIRHGKKGKGQLVIGYNSLDELQGVLSHIR; from the coding sequence ATGGCCGTCAAGAAACGAGGTCTCGGACGTGGACTGGATGCACTGCTGAGTGGTCCGACTGTCACTTCGCTGGAAGAGCAGGCGGTGCAGGCCGACTCCCGTGAGCTGCAGCACCTGCCCCTGGACCTGATCCAGCGTGGCAAGTACCAGCCGCGCCGGGACATGGACCCGCAGGCGCTGGAGGAGTTGGCGAACTCGATCAAGGCCCAGGGCGTGATGCAGCCGATTGTCGTACGCCCCATTGGCGGCGGTCGGTTTGAAATCATCGCCGGTGAACGCCGCTGGCGCGCCAGCCAGCAGGCCGGCCAGGAAACCATCCCGGCGATGGTGCGCGATGTGCCGGATGAAACGGCCATCGCCATGGCACTGATCGAGAATATCCAGCGTGAGGACCTCAATCCGATCGAGGAAGCCATTGCCCTGCAGCGTTTGCAGCAGGAATTCAAGCTGACCCAGCAGGAAGTGGCCGACGCGGTGGGTAAATCCCGTGTCACGGTTTCCAACCTGCTGCGCCTGATCGCGCTTCCGGAAGTGATCAAGACCATGCTGTCCCATGGTGACCTGGAAATGGGTCATGCCCGTGCTTTGCTCGGGTTGCCGGAAAATCAACAGGTTGAAGGGGCGCGACACGTTGTCGCACGAGGTCTCACCGTTCGTCAGACCGAGGCTCTGGTTCGGCAGTGGCTCAGTGGTAAACCTGCACCGGTCGAACCCACCAAAACTGATCCGGATATCGCGCGCCTGGAGCAGCGCCTGGCCGAGCGGCTGGGCTCTGCGGTGCAAATTCGCCACGGCAAGAAGGGTAAAGGGCAATTGGTTATCGGATATAACTCCCTTGATGAGCTTCAGGGCGTTCTTTCCCACATCCGCTGA
- a CDS encoding ParA family protein, producing MAKVFAIANQKGGVGKTTTCINLAASLVATKRRVLLIDLDPQGNATMGSGVDKHGLENSVYDLLIGECDLAQAMHYSEHGGYQLLPANRDLTAAEVVLLEMQMKESRLRSALAPIRENYDYILIDCPPSLSMLTLNALVAADGVIIPMQCEYFALEGLSDLVDNIKRIAELLNPNLKVEGLLRTMYDPRLSLMNDVSAQLKEHFGDQLYDTVIPRNIRLAEAPSYGMPALAYDKSSRGAIAYLALAGEMVRRQRRNSRTAAAQPT from the coding sequence ATGGCTAAGGTATTCGCGATAGCGAACCAGAAAGGTGGCGTGGGTAAAACCACCACCTGCATCAACCTCGCAGCATCCCTGGTCGCTACCAAGCGTCGGGTGCTGTTGATCGACCTCGATCCACAGGGCAACGCCACCATGGGTAGCGGTGTGGATAAACACGGCCTGGAAAACTCGGTCTACGACTTGCTGATAGGCGAGTGCGACCTGGCCCAGGCCATGCACTATTCCGAGCACGGCGGTTATCAGTTGCTGCCGGCCAACCGCGATTTGACCGCGGCGGAAGTGGTGCTGCTGGAAATGCAGATGAAAGAAAGCCGTCTGCGCAGCGCCCTGGCGCCGATCCGCGAGAATTACGATTACATTTTGATCGACTGCCCGCCGTCGCTGTCGATGCTGACGCTCAACGCACTGGTTGCCGCCGATGGGGTGATCATCCCCATGCAGTGCGAGTACTTCGCCCTCGAAGGCTTGAGCGACCTTGTGGATAACATCAAGCGTATCGCTGAGTTGCTCAACCCGAACCTGAAGGTCGAAGGCCTGCTGCGGACCATGTATGACCCGCGCCTGAGCCTGATGAACGATGTGTCGGCGCAGCTCAAGGAACACTTTGGCGACCAGCTTTACGACACAGTGATCCCGCGTAACATCCGCCTGGCCGAAGCGCCAAGCTATGGCATGCCCGCGCTGGCGTACGACAAGTCATCGCGTGGTGCCATTGCCTACCTGGCGCTGGCCGGCGAGATGGTTCGTCGCCAACGTCGCAACTCACGCACCGCTGCAGCCCAGCCAACTTAA
- the rsmG gene encoding 16S rRNA (guanine(527)-N(7))-methyltransferase RsmG has product MSSLVTSQHAEELSTGARQLGVHLTETQHELLLGYLALLIKWNKAYNLTAVRDPDEMVSRHLLDSLSVMPFIENGRWLDVGSGGGMPGIPLAILFPESQVTCLDSNGKKTRFLTQVKLELKLDNLQVIHSRVEAFTPELPFNGIVSRAFSSMENFSNWTRHLGDLNTRWLAMKGVHPSDELLALPADFHLDSEHALAVPGCQGQRHLLILRRTA; this is encoded by the coding sequence TTGAGTTCGTTGGTCACCTCGCAACACGCCGAAGAGTTATCCACAGGTGCACGCCAGTTGGGTGTGCACTTGACCGAAACCCAGCACGAATTGCTGTTGGGCTACCTGGCCCTGTTGATCAAGTGGAACAAGGCTTACAACCTCACTGCGGTGCGCGATCCCGATGAAATGGTTTCGCGGCATCTGCTCGACAGCTTGAGCGTGATGCCATTTATCGAGAACGGTCGCTGGCTGGACGTTGGCAGTGGTGGCGGTATGCCAGGCATCCCGTTGGCGATCCTGTTTCCCGAGTCGCAAGTGACCTGCCTGGACAGCAACGGCAAGAAAACCCGTTTCCTGACCCAGGTCAAACTCGAACTCAAGCTGGACAACCTGCAAGTTATCCACAGCCGGGTCGAAGCCTTCACGCCTGAACTGCCCTTCAACGGAATTGTTTCCAGGGCCTTCAGCAGCATGGAGAACTTCAGCAACTGGACCCGCCACCTGGGCGACCTGAACACCCGTTGGCTGGCAATGAAGGGCGTTCATCCAAGCGACGAGCTGTTAGCATTGCCGGCAGACTTCCACCTCGATAGCGAACACGCCTTGGCCGTACCCGGTTGCCAAGGCCAACGCCATCTGCTGATACTGCGCCGCACGGCATGA
- the mnmG gene encoding tRNA uridine-5-carboxymethylaminomethyl(34) synthesis enzyme MnmG, with translation MDFPSRFEVIVIGGGHAGTEAALASARMGVKTLLLTHNVETLGAMSCNPAIGGIGKSHLVKEIDALGGVMAMATDKGGIQFRVLNSRKGPAVRATRAQADRILYKAAVRETLENQPNLWIFQQAADDLIVEQDQVRGVVTQMGLRFFAESVVLTTGTFLGGLIHIGMQNYSGGRAGDPPSIALAHRLRELPLRVGRLKTGTPPRIDGRSVDFSVMTEQAGDTPIPVMSFMGSKEQHPKQVSCWITHTNARTHEIIAANLDRSPMYSGVIEGIGPRYCPSIEDKIHRFADKESHQVFIEPEGLTTHELYPNGISTSLPFDVQIQIVQSIRGMENAHIVRPGYAIEYDYFDPRDLKYSLETKVIGGLFFAGQINGTTGYEEAGAQGLLAGTNAALRAQGKDSWCPRRDEAYIGVLVDDLITLGTQEPYRMFTSRAEYRLILREDNADLRLTEKGRELGLVDDARWEAFCKKRESIELEEQRLKSTWVRPGTEQGDAIAEKFGTPLTHEYNLLNLLSRPEIDYAGLVEVTGGGAEDPQVAEQVEIKTKYAGYIDRQQDEIARLRASEDTKLPVDIDYTGISGLSKEIQSKLGITRPETLGQASRIPGVTPAAISLLMIHLKKRGAGRQLEQSA, from the coding sequence GTGGATTTCCCTTCCCGTTTTGAAGTGATCGTCATCGGCGGCGGTCATGCCGGTACCGAGGCAGCACTGGCGTCAGCCCGCATGGGGGTCAAAACCCTATTGCTGACGCACAACGTGGAAACCCTCGGTGCCATGAGTTGCAACCCCGCCATTGGTGGGATCGGCAAGAGCCACCTGGTCAAGGAAATCGACGCCCTTGGCGGTGTGATGGCCATGGCTACCGATAAAGGTGGTATTCAATTTCGCGTGCTCAACAGCCGCAAAGGCCCGGCCGTGCGTGCTACTCGGGCACAAGCCGACCGCATTTTGTACAAGGCGGCGGTACGCGAAACCCTGGAAAACCAACCCAACCTGTGGATATTTCAACAGGCAGCGGATGATCTGATCGTCGAGCAGGACCAGGTGCGCGGTGTTGTCACCCAGATGGGTCTGCGTTTCTTCGCAGAATCCGTGGTGCTGACCACGGGGACCTTCCTCGGTGGACTTATCCACATCGGAATGCAGAACTATTCCGGTGGTCGCGCCGGTGATCCGCCGTCGATTGCCCTCGCTCATCGCCTTCGCGAACTGCCACTGCGTGTCGGTCGCCTGAAAACCGGGACCCCGCCGCGTATCGACGGGCGTTCTGTGGATTTCTCGGTGATGACCGAACAGGCCGGGGATACGCCTATCCCGGTAATGTCGTTCATGGGTTCCAAGGAGCAGCACCCCAAACAGGTGAGCTGCTGGATTACCCACACCAATGCGCGTACCCACGAAATCATCGCCGCCAACCTCGATCGTTCGCCGATGTATTCCGGGGTGATCGAAGGTATCGGCCCGCGTTACTGCCCGTCGATCGAAGACAAGATCCACCGCTTTGCCGACAAGGAAAGCCACCAGGTCTTCATCGAGCCGGAAGGTTTGACGACCCACGAGCTGTACCCGAACGGGATTTCCACTTCCCTGCCGTTCGACGTGCAAATTCAGATCGTGCAGTCGATTCGCGGCATGGAAAACGCTCATATCGTGCGTCCGGGCTACGCCATCGAGTACGACTACTTTGATCCACGGGACTTGAAATACAGCCTGGAAACCAAGGTGATCGGCGGCCTGTTCTTCGCCGGGCAAATCAACGGCACCACCGGTTACGAAGAAGCCGGCGCCCAGGGTTTGCTGGCCGGGACCAACGCCGCATTGCGCGCCCAGGGCAAAGACAGCTGGTGCCCGCGTCGCGATGAAGCGTACATCGGGGTGTTGGTCGACGACCTGATTACCCTGGGTACTCAGGAACCGTACCGGATGTTCACCTCCCGGGCCGAATATCGCCTGATCCTGCGCGAAGACAACGCCGACCTGCGCCTGACCGAAAAAGGTCGTGAGCTGGGCCTGGTCGATGACGCGCGCTGGGAAGCGTTCTGCAAAAAACGCGAAAGCATCGAACTGGAAGAGCAGCGCCTGAAAAGTACCTGGGTCCGCCCGGGCACGGAGCAGGGCGATGCCATTGCCGAAAAATTCGGCACGCCACTGACCCACGAGTACAACCTGCTGAACCTGCTGTCCCGTCCGGAAATCGACTACGCTGGCCTGGTCGAAGTAACGGGCGGCGGCGCAGAAGATCCACAGGTGGCCGAGCAGGTCGAAATCAAGACCAAATATGCCGGTTACATTGACCGCCAGCAGGACGAGATCGCTCGGCTGCGCGCCAGTGAAGACACCAAGCTGCCTGTGGATATCGACTACACCGGTATTTCCGGGCTGTCGAAAGAGATTCAAAGCAAGCTGGGGATAACTCGCCCCGAAACCCTGGGCCAGGCCTCCCGTATCCCGGGAGTCACCCCGGCAGCCATTTCGCTGTTGATGATTCATTTGAAAAAACGCGGCGCGGGCCGTCAGTTGGAGCAAAGCGCTTGA